From the genome of Clostridium sp. BNL1100, one region includes:
- a CDS encoding B12-binding domain-containing radical SAM protein — translation MKTLLVGANSKYIHTCLAIWYLKASIHEIDSITVREFTINDIKDNILSEIYREKPGIIAFSCYIWNIGIVLSISKELKKLLPDCCIILGGPEVSYDSEQIMWANPDVDFIICGEGEDVFPVLVKDLYTGTEQYKTLQGIAYRSSCSVMCNKGFNLVKELDKIPSPYSNELMKTTLNRIVYYESSRGCPFSCSYCISSTFKGTRFFSMERVKSDICRILEYKPRLIKFVDRTFNCHRQRAKEILRFLISLNCETVFHFEAAADLFDGEMLDILRKAPKGRIQLEIGIQTINTQTLKEIDRVTDIDVLTENVKKILSIGNIHVHLDLIAGLPYEDFEGFKKSFNYVYNLKPHQLQLGFLKMLKGSRIRAESEKHGFYFRDYAPYEILKNKYISYNEILLLKDIEEAFERYYNSGRFDNSLNFIEADCFPSDSFIMYERLARYCRENGYLDRPVSYKENIKILYSFYKDICIDSTDFEKFRQYMILDFLSTDSSGAIPDCLKREDDSLSPGDIHSMLRNGEFIDRYLPQYKGTQAKNILKRVFFVKLNLLYPSDEVLLFDYSSKDEVSGKYRNVSAKI, via the coding sequence ATGAAAACACTGCTGGTAGGCGCAAATTCAAAATATATTCACACCTGTCTTGCAATATGGTATCTCAAAGCAAGTATACATGAAATTGACTCTATAACTGTCCGGGAGTTTACCATAAATGATATAAAGGATAATATTCTTTCGGAAATTTACAGGGAAAAGCCCGGCATTATAGCATTTTCATGTTATATATGGAATATTGGGATTGTGCTTTCAATATCAAAGGAGCTTAAGAAGCTGTTGCCGGATTGTTGCATAATTCTGGGAGGGCCTGAGGTTTCTTATGATTCTGAGCAAATCATGTGGGCAAATCCGGACGTTGATTTCATTATATGTGGAGAGGGAGAGGACGTATTCCCGGTTTTGGTAAAGGACTTATATACCGGTACGGAGCAGTATAAAACATTACAGGGAATAGCTTACAGAAGCAGCTGCTCTGTAATGTGCAATAAGGGCTTTAATCTGGTTAAAGAGCTTGATAAAATTCCTTCGCCATATAGTAACGAATTAATGAAAACAACATTGAATAGAATTGTTTATTACGAATCATCCAGAGGCTGCCCATTTTCCTGTTCCTATTGTATTTCATCTACCTTCAAAGGGACAAGATTCTTTAGTATGGAACGTGTAAAAAGTGATATATGTAGAATTCTTGAGTATAAACCAAGACTTATAAAATTTGTTGACAGGACGTTTAACTGCCATAGGCAAAGGGCAAAAGAAATATTAAGATTCTTAATATCCTTAAATTGTGAAACGGTTTTCCACTTTGAGGCAGCCGCAGACCTCTTTGACGGTGAGATGCTGGATATACTTAGAAAAGCCCCAAAAGGCAGGATTCAGCTTGAAATAGGAATTCAGACTATAAACACTCAAACATTGAAGGAAATTGACAGAGTAACGGATATAGACGTGTTGACCGAGAATGTGAAAAAAATCCTGAGCATAGGAAATATCCATGTGCATCTTGACCTGATAGCAGGTTTGCCTTATGAGGATTTTGAAGGTTTTAAAAAATCCTTTAATTATGTCTATAACCTGAAACCTCACCAGCTTCAACTGGGCTTCCTGAAAATGCTAAAGGGCTCAAGAATACGGGCAGAATCTGAAAAACACGGTTTCTATTTCAGAGACTATGCACCATACGAAATTTTGAAAAATAAGTATATTTCATATAACGAAATCCTTCTTCTAAAGGACATAGAGGAGGCTTTTGAGAGATATTACAATTCTGGCAGGTTTGATAATTCACTAAACTTTATTGAAGCGGATTGTTTTCCTTCGGATTCATTTATTATGTATGAAAGGTTGGCCCGTTATTGCAGGGAAAACGGATATCTGGATAGACCTGTATCTTATAAAGAAAATATAAAGATTCTATACAGTTTCTATAAAGACATTTGCATAGATAGTACAGACTTTGAAAAGTTCAGGCAATACATGATACTTGATTTTCTCAGCACAGACAGTTCCGGTGCAATTCCGGATTGCCTTAAAAGGGAAGATGATTCTCTGTCTCCCGGTGATATTCACTCTATGCTTAGAAATGGAGAGTTTATTGATAGATATCTTCCTCAATACAAAGGTACTCAGGCAAAAAATATTTTGAAAAGAGTATTCTTTGTTAAATTAAATTTATTATATCCATCTGATGAAGTGCTTTTGTTTGACTATTCATCCAAAGATGAAGTTTCAGGTAAGTATCGGAATGTTTCAGCAAAAATATAA
- the yhbH gene encoding sporulation protein YhbH, with translation MAIFRDCSNIGKDRSAEDRRRHRELVEESIKKNLGSIIAEESIIGKSKDKKIKIPIKGIKEFQFIYGKSKPGVGAGDGNEKRGDKFAGEAQEGKGKGGAGNQEGEEVFETEITIEEVIKYLFDDMNLPDIDKKQLSQLEEKSYRKLGYQHKGIPPRLAKKRSVIEKIKRKQASKRSEDGEDTTYDKEEAEERFPFIEEDLRYYRIKEDNKRDYNAVVLCIMDVSGSMDQTKKYLARSFYFLLYQFLRLKYANVDVVFIAHTTTAKEVNEREFFHRGESGGTYISSGYDKALEIIAERYSPTNWNIYAFHCSDGDNWSEDNKRAVESANKLCEVCNLFGYGEIVPGYYNIGSTIKNEFQTKIKSKNFAAININKKEDVLPALKKLLDKASDRDEKAILN, from the coding sequence ATGGCTATTTTCAGAGACTGCAGTAACATCGGCAAAGACAGGTCAGCCGAAGATAGAAGGAGACACAGGGAACTTGTTGAGGAATCCATAAAGAAGAATCTAGGCAGTATTATTGCAGAAGAAAGCATAATAGGCAAAAGTAAGGATAAGAAAATCAAGATTCCCATAAAAGGAATAAAGGAATTCCAGTTTATATATGGCAAATCCAAGCCCGGCGTAGGAGCAGGTGACGGTAATGAAAAAAGGGGCGATAAATTTGCGGGAGAGGCACAGGAAGGAAAAGGCAAGGGAGGTGCCGGAAATCAGGAAGGAGAAGAGGTTTTTGAGACAGAGATAACCATTGAAGAGGTAATAAAATACCTTTTTGACGACATGAACCTTCCCGATATTGATAAAAAGCAGCTATCCCAGTTGGAGGAAAAAAGCTACAGAAAGCTTGGTTACCAGCATAAAGGTATTCCTCCGAGACTTGCCAAAAAACGCTCAGTCATTGAAAAAATAAAGCGTAAACAAGCATCCAAAAGGTCTGAAGATGGAGAGGATACTACATATGATAAAGAGGAAGCTGAAGAAAGGTTTCCATTTATAGAAGAGGATTTAAGGTATTACAGAATCAAAGAGGATAACAAAAGGGATTATAATGCAGTTGTGCTGTGTATTATGGATGTTTCGGGTTCAATGGATCAAACAAAAAAATATCTGGCAAGAAGCTTTTATTTCCTTTTGTATCAATTCCTGCGATTGAAATATGCCAACGTGGATGTTGTTTTCATAGCTCACACAACAACTGCAAAGGAAGTAAACGAAAGAGAGTTTTTCCACCGGGGTGAATCCGGTGGAACCTACATCAGCAGCGGATATGACAAAGCACTGGAAATTATTGCAGAAAGATATAGTCCTACCAACTGGAACATTTATGCTTTCCACTGTAGTGACGGAGACAACTGGTCTGAAGATAATAAAAGAGCTGTAGAAAGTGCTAACAAGCTTTGTGAGGTATGCAATCTGTTCGGCTATGGAGAAATAGTACCCGGTTATTACAATATAGGCAGTACCATAAAAAACGAATTTCAGACCAAGATTAAAAGTAAGAACTTTGCAGCTATTAATATCAATAAAAAAGAGGATGTCCTTCCGGCACTTAAAAAGCTCCTTGATAAAGCAAGCGACAGGGACGAGAAGGCGATTTTAAATTAG
- a CDS encoding SpoVR family protein — protein sequence MADFSLKELEYWNERIEKIAVESGLNFYNQEFEIINYEDMIGYESYVGMPSHYPHWSYGKSYERIKTLHKYNLTGLPYEMVINSNPCIAYLMKDNSLLVQILTIAHVYAHNDFFKNNRLFNKGTKAEYAVETFKNHANRIRDYISDPSIGYAKVEKILNAAHAIKLQTERIIDFRNNKKEKEKSKSALSEHKSDFPNLERYSGNERKDDTESGSQEIKIPEEPQEDILSFIEEYGRLQDWEKDILSIVREEAQYFIPQIETKIMNEGWASFWHFTILNKLELPQNMHFEFLRKHNEVIRPLKSSINPYFIGYKIIENLYNTQGIDKIFEVRENERDQSFIRRYLTQELCGEMNLFEYIATGNDYMISEVSDDEGWKKVRDTLCNTVGIGSIPTIKVTEWSTKENTLFLEHEFDGRELELSYAYETLKHLVDLWKGKVVLTTHLEEKKKNISCDEMKRISLYT from the coding sequence ATGGCGGATTTTAGTTTAAAGGAGCTGGAATACTGGAATGAGCGTATAGAAAAAATAGCGGTGGAAAGCGGCCTGAACTTTTATAATCAGGAATTTGAAATAATAAACTATGAAGATATGATAGGCTATGAATCATACGTAGGAATGCCATCCCACTATCCCCACTGGAGTTACGGAAAATCTTACGAGAGGATTAAAACTCTACATAAATATAATCTTACAGGACTTCCGTATGAAATGGTTATAAACTCCAACCCGTGTATAGCCTACCTGATGAAGGATAATTCACTTCTTGTTCAGATACTTACAATAGCACATGTATATGCACATAATGATTTTTTCAAAAATAACAGGCTTTTCAATAAAGGAACAAAAGCTGAGTATGCAGTAGAGACCTTTAAAAACCATGCGAACCGTATACGTGATTATATCTCTGATCCGAGCATCGGTTATGCAAAAGTCGAAAAGATTCTTAATGCAGCACATGCTATAAAACTGCAAACGGAAAGGATAATTGACTTCCGCAATAATAAAAAGGAAAAAGAGAAATCAAAATCCGCTTTATCTGAACATAAATCTGATTTTCCGAATCTTGAAAGGTACTCCGGAAATGAAAGGAAGGATGACACTGAGTCTGGCAGTCAGGAAATAAAAATACCGGAGGAGCCTCAGGAGGACATACTAAGCTTTATTGAAGAATATGGCCGTTTGCAGGACTGGGAAAAGGATATACTTTCTATTGTAAGAGAAGAAGCCCAGTACTTTATACCACAGATTGAAACAAAAATAATGAATGAGGGTTGGGCCAGTTTCTGGCATTTTACCATATTAAACAAGCTTGAACTTCCTCAGAATATGCATTTTGAATTCTTAAGAAAACACAATGAGGTAATCAGGCCTTTAAAATCAAGTATAAATCCTTATTTCATAGGATATAAAATCATTGAGAACCTATATAATACACAGGGTATAGATAAAATATTTGAGGTAAGGGAAAACGAGAGAGATCAATCTTTTATCAGAAGATACCTGACGCAGGAATTATGCGGTGAAATGAATCTTTTTGAATATATAGCTACGGGAAACGATTATATGATTTCAGAGGTTTCAGATGATGAGGGCTGGAAAAAGGTAAGGGATACTTTGTGCAATACAGTGGGTATTGGGAGTATTCCTACAATAAAAGTAACTGAATGGAGCACAAAGGAGAATACTTTATTCCTTGAACACGAATTCGACGGGCGTGAACTGGAATTGAGCTACGCTTATGAAACCCTTAAACATCTTGTGGATTTATGGAAGGGAAAAGTCGTATTGACTACACACCTGGAAGAAAAGAAGAAAAATATATCATGTGATGAAATGAAAAGGATATCGCTGTACACTTGA
- a CDS encoding PrkA family serine protein kinase, protein MTKPEFDFRELIKRDREEHIRKQFDGIFLDYLQLVKSNPEIAMLSHQRLYELISCKGVEAVKTEENPRLRRIYGNDIIKKYTFFEDDFFGIDKTIMKIVRYFHSAAMAGEEARQVLYLVGPVGAGKSSLMEALKKALESAPPVYSLKDCPMREEPLHLIPKHLRKDFEEKLNVKIEGDLCPVCRYRLKNEYNGEYEKFPVESTGFSIRSRKGVGVVPPVDPNNQDTSILTGSVDISKIDLYSEDDPRVLSLNGAFNAGNRGIVEFIEVFKNETEYLHTMITATQEKSIPSPGKGAMIYFDGVILAHSNEAEWNKFKSDHTNEAILDRIVRIEVPYCLELNEEIKIYKKMLSKSKFKAHIAPHTIEIASMFAILTRLSPSNKVDPLTKLKIYNGEEILEKGMTRKIDIFELREEAPREGMTGISTRFIMKALDTALSESENDCINPIAVMEALIKSVKELGIGDDEKERYLRLIYDSVKKEYNKILEKEVTKAFIHGYREQAESLFNNYLDHAEAFVNKTKIKDKNTGEELEPDEKFMRSIEEQIGISDTAVKGFRSDVTAYMFFVMRNGGSLDYTSYEPLKDAIEKKLTASVRDLSRIITQAKVRDKEQTQKYNTMVEEMKKNGYCDHCCNVILKYAANNLWKD, encoded by the coding sequence ATGACCAAACCGGAATTTGATTTTAGGGAACTGATTAAAAGAGACAGAGAGGAACATATACGCAAACAATTTGATGGAATATTCCTGGATTATTTGCAATTAGTTAAATCCAATCCGGAGATTGCCATGCTGTCTCATCAAAGATTGTATGAGCTTATCAGCTGCAAGGGAGTTGAAGCTGTCAAAACCGAGGAAAATCCAAGGTTAAGAAGAATTTACGGAAACGATATAATTAAAAAATACACATTCTTTGAAGACGATTTTTTTGGAATTGATAAAACAATAATGAAAATTGTAAGGTATTTCCACTCCGCTGCCATGGCCGGAGAAGAGGCCAGACAAGTTTTGTATCTGGTGGGGCCTGTGGGGGCAGGTAAATCATCGCTGATGGAAGCACTGAAAAAGGCTTTGGAATCCGCTCCGCCTGTATATTCCTTGAAAGACTGCCCAATGAGGGAAGAACCACTTCATTTAATTCCAAAGCATCTTCGAAAAGATTTTGAGGAAAAATTAAATGTAAAAATTGAAGGTGATTTGTGTCCGGTTTGCAGATATCGTTTGAAGAATGAATATAACGGTGAGTATGAAAAGTTTCCGGTTGAATCAACAGGCTTTTCAATTAGGTCAAGAAAGGGTGTAGGCGTAGTACCTCCGGTAGACCCTAACAACCAGGATACATCAATACTAACCGGAAGCGTTGATATATCAAAAATAGACCTTTATTCAGAAGACGACCCAAGGGTACTATCGCTCAATGGTGCTTTTAATGCGGGAAACAGAGGTATTGTGGAATTTATAGAAGTATTCAAAAATGAAACTGAATACCTTCACACCATGATAACTGCAACTCAGGAAAAATCCATTCCATCGCCGGGAAAAGGTGCAATGATATATTTCGATGGAGTCATATTGGCTCATTCCAATGAAGCAGAATGGAACAAATTCAAGTCAGACCATACAAATGAAGCAATTCTGGACAGAATTGTAAGAATTGAGGTACCCTACTGCCTTGAACTAAACGAGGAAATAAAAATATATAAGAAAATGCTATCAAAGAGCAAATTCAAGGCACACATAGCACCTCATACCATAGAAATTGCATCCATGTTTGCAATACTGACCAGATTAAGCCCATCCAACAAGGTAGACCCGCTTACCAAGCTTAAAATATACAACGGTGAAGAAATTCTGGAAAAAGGAATGACTCGTAAAATAGATATATTTGAGCTTCGTGAAGAAGCACCCAGGGAGGGCATGACGGGCATATCGACCAGATTTATAATGAAAGCTCTTGATACTGCATTGTCCGAATCGGAGAATGATTGTATAAATCCAATTGCGGTTATGGAAGCTTTGATAAAATCCGTAAAAGAGCTTGGAATCGGGGATGACGAAAAAGAACGTTATTTAAGGCTTATATATGATTCAGTAAAGAAGGAATACAATAAAATTCTGGAAAAAGAGGTTACAAAGGCGTTTATCCATGGATACAGAGAGCAGGCTGAAAGTCTTTTCAACAATTACCTTGACCACGCAGAGGCTTTTGTCAACAAGACCAAGATAAAAGATAAGAACACAGGTGAGGAGCTGGAGCCGGATGAAAAATTTATGCGTTCCATTGAAGAACAGATAGGTATCTCAGATACTGCGGTAAAGGGGTTCAGGTCGGATGTCACCGCATATATGTTCTTTGTTATGAGAAATGGGGGAAGTCTGGATTATACAAGCTATGAGCCTTTGAAGGATGCAATAGAGAAAAAGCTGACTGCATCCGTTCGAGATTTAAGCAGGATTATAACACAGGCAAAAGTAAGGGATAAGGAACAGACCCAGAAATACAACACAATGGTTGAGGAAATGAAGAAGAACGGCTACTGCGACCACTGCTGCAATGTCATATTGAAATATGCTGCAAACAATCTGTGGAAGGATTAA
- a CDS encoding D-alanyl-D-alanine carboxypeptidase family protein, producing MRFLKKTAKVLITVMIILSNLICTNIVKADDTNDDGPITKDILKNESWEVAGNQLPRVSAGAAIVMDVQSGRVLYEKNAYKRSSIASTTKIMTAIVAIENGSDDEDVIVSKKAASIGGSRVKLKEGKTYKLGNLLNAMMLRSGNDAAIAIAEHVGGSVEAFAVMMNRKAAEIGATNTNFVTPHGLDDPQHYSTPYDLALITQYALKNEKFCNIVSTKSSTFEGNPINNTNEMLSLYPGADGVKTGYTGQAGRCLVTSATHNGWKIISVVLNCSTRSVRAQSSKILLDYAFGNYNTYDYLKRGQQISEIGLHKGLNNAVGICSDKDISIPLKKDEADRIKVEYDIPKTLEAPIQKGSRIGTVKYILDGKVLASTDVKATDNIKRKDFYYYFDRIFKTWARLVHQR from the coding sequence GTGAGGTTTTTGAAAAAAACTGCAAAAGTATTGATAACAGTTATGATTATTTTATCAAACCTGATATGTACTAATATTGTAAAAGCAGATGATACAAATGATGACGGACCCATTACAAAAGACATACTTAAAAATGAGAGCTGGGAGGTAGCCGGAAATCAGCTGCCAAGAGTTTCTGCAGGTGCTGCAATTGTAATGGATGTACAAAGCGGCAGGGTTTTATATGAAAAAAATGCATATAAGAGAAGTTCCATTGCGAGTACAACAAAAATAATGACTGCAATAGTTGCCATTGAAAATGGAAGTGATGATGAAGATGTTATTGTTAGCAAAAAGGCAGCATCTATCGGGGGGTCAAGAGTAAAGCTTAAAGAGGGAAAAACATATAAACTGGGAAACCTTCTCAATGCAATGATGCTCAGGTCAGGGAATGATGCTGCTATTGCAATAGCCGAGCATGTGGGAGGTTCTGTTGAAGCATTTGCTGTAATGATGAATAGAAAAGCCGCTGAAATAGGAGCAACCAATACCAACTTTGTAACACCTCATGGATTGGATGATCCCCAGCATTACTCAACTCCTTACGATCTCGCATTGATTACCCAATATGCTTTAAAGAATGAAAAGTTCTGCAATATAGTAAGCACAAAATCCTCGACCTTTGAAGGGAATCCCATTAATAATACGAACGAGATGCTAAGCCTATACCCGGGAGCAGACGGAGTAAAAACAGGATATACCGGTCAGGCAGGAAGATGCCTTGTAACCTCTGCTACACATAATGGGTGGAAGATTATATCCGTAGTGTTAAATTGCTCCACAAGGTCTGTCAGGGCTCAGAGTAGCAAGATATTGCTGGATTATGCATTTGGCAACTACAATACATACGACTATCTGAAGCGGGGCCAGCAGATATCAGAAATAGGCTTACATAAAGGTTTAAACAATGCAGTTGGAATATGTTCTGATAAAGATATTTCAATTCCATTGAAAAAGGACGAAGCTGACAGGATTAAGGTAGAATATGATATTCCTAAAACACTGGAAGCACCGATACAAAAAGGTAGCAGGATAGGTACCGTTAAATATATTCTGGACGGTAAAGTGCTGGCATCAACTGATGTCAAAGCAACGGATAATATAAAAAGAAAGGACTTCTACTACTATTTTGACCGGATATTTAAAACATGGGCAAGACTTGTACATCAACGTTAA
- the htpG gene encoding molecular chaperone HtpG: MKHESGSISINTENIFPIIKKWLYSEKDIFIRELVSNASDAISKMKKLDAMGEAELPEGNKFEIKVIVNKNDKTIKVIDNGLGMTEEEVKKYINQIAFSGAVDFLEKYKDKSDDGQIIGHFGLGFYSAFMVSQRVQIDTLSYQKDAAAVKWVSDGGTEFEMSDSDRNERGTTITLYLADDSLEFTEEFTMRTTLEKYFAFLPYELYLEDAAKVEEKKEETKEGEETPDSEPKKPEPLNDTQPLWLKNPKDCTDEEYKQFYSKVFHDFNEPLFWIHLNMDYPFNLKGILYFPKLKHEFETNEGQIKLYYNQVFVADNIKEVIPEFLLLLKGVLDCPDLPLNVSRSFLQNDGYVNKISTHITKKVADKLTSIFENDRENYNKYWDDINPFVKYGCLREEKFYDRVKDVLIFKSTKGGYTTLKEYLENNKDKHENKVFYVSDENQQAQYIKLFNENGMEAVILTNMIDNHFMSLLESKGAGLQFNRIDADISESMKHENTGIPEAEVSYLENLFKETVNDEKLKIQVESLKNETIPAVVLLSEQSRRMQEMSKMFGGMDMGHMFPKEQTLVLNSSNKLVKALLDLKEKDERKEDVKLVSEHIYDLAMMSHQTLGPDAMAKFIQRSNEILIKVL, from the coding sequence ATGAAACACGAAAGCGGAAGTATTTCAATAAATACGGAAAACATATTTCCAATAATTAAAAAGTGGTTGTACTCTGAAAAGGACATATTTATAAGGGAACTTGTGTCAAATGCAAGTGATGCCATTAGCAAAATGAAAAAACTTGATGCTATGGGAGAAGCCGAACTGCCCGAAGGTAATAAATTTGAAATAAAGGTCATTGTCAATAAAAATGATAAGACCATAAAAGTAATAGATAACGGATTGGGAATGACAGAGGAAGAAGTAAAAAAATATATAAATCAGATTGCTTTTTCAGGAGCAGTCGATTTTCTTGAAAAATACAAGGACAAGTCAGACGACGGGCAAATCATAGGTCACTTTGGACTTGGATTTTATTCGGCATTTATGGTATCACAGCGCGTTCAGATTGACACACTTTCATATCAAAAAGATGCAGCTGCTGTAAAGTGGGTAAGTGATGGAGGAACAGAATTTGAAATGTCAGATTCCGACAGGAATGAGAGAGGAACAACAATAACTCTCTATCTGGCTGATGACAGTCTGGAATTTACGGAAGAATTCACAATGAGAACTACCCTCGAGAAATATTTTGCCTTCCTGCCATATGAACTATATCTTGAGGATGCTGCAAAGGTAGAAGAAAAGAAAGAAGAAACAAAAGAAGGCGAAGAAACGCCAGATTCAGAGCCTAAAAAGCCTGAACCTTTAAATGATACACAGCCTCTTTGGCTGAAAAATCCAAAGGACTGTACAGACGAAGAGTATAAGCAGTTCTATTCAAAAGTGTTCCATGACTTTAATGAACCGCTTTTCTGGATACATTTAAATATGGATTACCCATTCAACCTAAAGGGTATACTTTATTTCCCTAAGCTCAAACACGAATTTGAGACTAACGAAGGGCAGATAAAGCTTTACTATAATCAGGTATTTGTTGCGGACAATATAAAAGAGGTAATTCCTGAATTTTTACTGTTATTAAAAGGTGTGCTGGATTGTCCTGATTTGCCCTTGAATGTTTCAAGAAGTTTCTTGCAGAACGATGGTTATGTAAACAAGATTTCCACTCACATAACAAAGAAGGTTGCAGACAAGCTTACATCCATATTTGAGAATGACCGGGAAAACTATAATAAATACTGGGATGACATAAATCCATTCGTTAAATATGGCTGTTTACGTGAAGAAAAATTCTATGACAGAGTCAAGGATGTACTTATATTCAAGTCAACCAAAGGAGGATACACTACTCTCAAGGAATATCTCGAAAACAATAAGGACAAACATGAGAACAAAGTATTCTATGTTTCAGATGAAAATCAGCAGGCTCAGTATATCAAGCTTTTTAATGAAAACGGAATGGAAGCGGTAATACTTACAAATATGATTGACAATCACTTTATGTCTCTCCTTGAAAGCAAAGGCGCAGGCCTGCAGTTTAACAGAATAGATGCTGATATTTCTGAAAGCATGAAGCACGAGAACACAGGTATTCCTGAAGCTGAAGTCAGCTATCTTGAAAATTTATTCAAGGAAACTGTAAATGATGAAAAACTTAAAATACAGGTTGAATCCTTGAAAAATGAAACTATACCGGCTGTAGTACTGCTGTCAGAGCAGTCAAGAAGAATGCAGGAAATGAGTAAGATGTTCGGGGGAATGGATATGGGTCATATGTTCCCAAAAGAACAGACTCTTGTGTTGAACTCTTCAAATAAACTCGTAAAGGCATTACTTGATTTAAAAGAAAAGGATGAAAGAAAAGAAGATGTGAAACTGGTAAGCGAACATATATATGATTTAGCCATGATGAGTCACCAGACTTTGGGGCCTGATGCAATGGCCAAATTTATACAAAGAAGTAATGAAATATTGATAAAAGTTCTTTAA